One part of the Bacteroidota bacterium genome encodes these proteins:
- a CDS encoding AAA family ATPase produces the protein MITRIEIDGFKTFNNFKMEFTPFTVVAGTNASGKSNLFDALKLLSNLAETDLKTAFNNPNLRGEAQEQFSQYSDGEFANEMKFSVEILLDISVTDNWGETYKLKYTRVRYEIEIKRKRNTKGFDDLFITREVLKPIKHQEDKWLKNHISNKLIEKWRPKVYGRRGTPYITTEEKDGKTIIRIPADGKPGRGRLSIANNISQTLLSSINSVDFPHVFATKQEMINWHFLQLNPEELSKPSPRIASDIITPSGGNLAASLYRLKIDDDRYLNDISRELNNLLPNFVKVDVTEDVAENRFIIKLISEDDREFSSRVLSEGTLRLLILCILKYDPKYNGTLCFEEPENGIHPYRINMMIELLKGLSTDLLDKGNVGFPLRQMIVNTHSSLFIRKLLNPDKLTSNISIWFSKLITNISTKSGIKIKYKSTKILPVRKNNIQLQFDFVTSSELEMTELEVKKYLETKDFEN, from the coding sequence ATGATAACACGAATAGAAATAGACGGGTTCAAAACATTCAACAACTTTAAAATGGAATTTACTCCATTTACTGTTGTGGCTGGCACTAATGCTTCCGGAAAAAGCAACTTATTTGACGCCCTAAAACTACTGTCGAATCTTGCTGAAACCGATCTGAAAACAGCTTTTAACAATCCTAATTTAAGAGGAGAAGCTCAAGAGCAATTCTCTCAATATTCAGATGGGGAATTTGCAAATGAAATGAAATTTTCCGTAGAAATTCTGTTGGATATTTCAGTAACAGATAATTGGGGAGAAACTTATAAGCTAAAATATACTCGGGTCAGATATGAAATTGAAATAAAAAGAAAACGAAACACTAAAGGTTTTGATGATTTGTTTATTACACGAGAAGTTCTAAAACCAATTAAACATCAAGAAGATAAATGGTTAAAAAATCATATTTCTAATAAACTAATAGAAAAATGGAGACCTAAGGTGTATGGTAGAAGAGGTACTCCTTATATTACAACAGAAGAAAAAGACGGAAAAACCATTATCCGTATTCCTGCTGATGGTAAGCCGGGACGAGGAAGACTTAGTATCGCCAATAATATTTCTCAAACATTGTTAAGTAGTATCAACAGTGTAGATTTCCCTCACGTATTTGCAACAAAACAAGAAATGATAAATTGGCATTTTTTACAACTCAATCCTGAAGAACTTAGTAAACCAAGCCCTCGCATAGCATCAGATATTATCACCCCGAGCGGAGGTAATTTGGCAGCATCACTCTACAGACTAAAAATAGATGATGATAGATATTTAAATGACATTTCAAGAGAACTTAATAATTTATTGCCCAATTTTGTCAAAGTAGATGTTACGGAAGATGTTGCAGAAAATAGATTTATTATAAAACTTATCAGTGAAGACGATAGGGAATTTTCATCGCGTGTACTTTCAGAAGGAACACTGCGACTACTTATACTTTGTATTCTTAAATATGATCCAAAATATAACGGGACACTATGTTTTGAAGAACCTGAAAATGGCATTCATCCTTACAGAATTAATATGATGATTGAACTGTTAAAAGGACTTTCAACTGATTTGCTTGATAAAGGAAATGTTGGATTTCCTCTAAGACAAATGATAGTTAACACTCACTCTTCTTTATTTATCAGAAAACTTTTAAACCCAGATAAATTAACATCTAATATTTCAATATGGTTTTCAAAACTTATAACTAATATTTCAACTAAATCAGGTATTAAAATTAAATATAAATCAACTAAAATATTACCTGTTCGTAAAAACAATATTCAGTTGCAATTTGATTTTGTAACATCAAGCGAATTGGAAATGACCGAACTGGAAGTGAAAAAATATTTAGAAACTAAAGATTTTGAAAATTAG
- the recA gene encoding recombinase RecA: protein MAKEENAKEKVLNLTISNLEKQYGKGIVMKMNENSLGEIEKISTGSLGLDIALGGGGLPRGRVTEIFGPESSGKTTLALHVIAEAQKKGGVAAFIDAEHAFDKIYAGNLGIDIDNLLISQPDNGEQALDITDHLIRSGAIDVIVIDSVAALVPKAELEGEMGDSRMGLQARLMSQAMRKLTSSISKTKTICIFINQLRQKIGVVYGNPEVTTGGNALKFYCSVRLDIRRIATLKTGTDSFGNRTKVKVAKNKVAPPFKIAEFDIVYGKGISREGEIVDIAVERDIVKKSGSWYSYGDTKLGQGRDSVIELLGDNPDLYDEIYSKVLEKINDKK, encoded by the coding sequence ATGGCAAAAGAAGAGAATGCAAAAGAAAAAGTACTGAATTTGACAATTTCAAATTTAGAAAAGCAATATGGAAAAGGTATTGTAATGAAAATGAATGAAAATAGTCTTGGGGAAATTGAAAAAATTTCAACAGGTTCTTTGGGGCTTGATATTGCCTTGGGTGGTGGTGGTTTACCAAGAGGCAGAGTTACAGAAATATTTGGTCCCGAATCATCTGGCAAAACAACTCTTGCTTTGCATGTAATTGCTGAGGCACAAAAAAAAGGTGGCGTTGCAGCTTTTATAGATGCAGAACATGCTTTTGATAAAATTTATGCAGGGAATCTGGGAATCGATATCGACAATCTCTTAATTTCTCAACCCGACAACGGAGAGCAAGCTCTTGATATTACCGACCATCTTATTCGCTCAGGAGCTATTGATGTAATCGTAATTGATTCCGTAGCCGCATTAGTACCAAAAGCTGAACTTGAAGGTGAAATGGGTGATTCTAGAATGGGGTTGCAAGCAAGGCTAATGTCTCAGGCTATGCGAAAGCTTACATCTTCAATAAGTAAAACAAAAACTATTTGCATTTTTATTAACCAATTGAGACAAAAAATTGGAGTTGTTTATGGTAATCCTGAAGTTACAACAGGTGGTAATGCACTAAAATTTTATTGCTCGGTAAGATTAGATATTAGAAGAATAGCAACATTAAAAACGGGAACAGATTCCTTTGGAAACAGGACAAAAGTAAAAGTTGCAAAGAACAAGGTAGCACCACCTTTTAAAATTGCAGAATTTGATATTGTTTATGGAAAAGGAATTTCAAGGGAAGGAGAAATTGTTGATATTGCTGTTGAACGTGATATTGTGAAAAAAAGCGGTTCATGGTATAGCTATGGTGACACTAAACTCGGACAAGGTAGAGATAGTGTAATTGAACTCCTTGGTGACAATCCTGACTTATATGATGAAATCTATTCAAAAGTTCTTGAGAAAATTAATGATAAGAAATAA